A DNA window from Impatiens glandulifera chromosome 7, dImpGla2.1, whole genome shotgun sequence contains the following coding sequences:
- the LOC124909733 gene encoding probable myosin-binding protein 5, with protein MAVHSLRNFIENELGSFPNFVIYGTLELTLIILLFLDGFISFFCNEFAKFFELQLPCLLCTRIDHVIFHKNSNTYYNNAICESHKKKVSSLAYCHLHTKLSDIRTMCEACLLSFSSERESDTDTYRSLAGTLHKDIDTFMENDYSRFSVKNVKDDTTHSDVQRCSCCGEPRKVRTASKTMNRNFSSNGSFYQVPSSPRSHMLAFRNEVKLTPENDTELTYQDAYGSLSMDKPFDMFEDIKTPTYSKGNKFFGIPLTDSTSVSPRFANRSMKKSPLEKSESVLESNDLNPKNMEAVDGGDSMLSRLRKQVLIDRKLYVDCCTELEEERSASAVAANNAMAMITRLQAEKAAVQMEALQYQRMMEEQAEYDQEAIQTMKDLLMKRDDRIKILEGEVDTYRERYGIIPKLGSDECEVDANDDYQEFGSRSSNGSQRLSECESTVTGFQVNNVEEQSGSSFQEEKERGEDKIEESLTEFEQERSQLLGMLTVLEKNMQLSSIEEEDEPNSPQPISYTETNADDLNKGVENKVVLKREVSLLRERLRAMEAESGFIKHATMTLQRGTGEGTELLREVAQHLRELRQSSSSLSENTNDPSTPS; from the exons ATGGCGGTTCATTCCCTTAGAAATTTCATTGAAAATGAGTTGGGTAGCTTCCCAAATTTTGTCATCTATGGAACCCTTGAATTAACCCTCATAATCCTCTTATTCCTCGACGGATTCATCTCCTTTTTCTGCAATGAATTCGCCAAATTCTTCGAATTACAACTCCCTTGTTTACTTTGCACCAGAATTGATCATGTTATTTTCCACAAAAACTCCAATACCTACTACAACAATGCAATTTGTGAATCCCACAAAAAGAAGGTCTCCTCTCTTGCCTATTGCCACCTACATACAAAACTCTCCGATATTCGAACAATGTGCGAAGCCTGTCTACTATCATTCTCGTCGGAAAGAGAATCCGACACCGACACCTACAGATCCCTTGCAGGAACGCTTCATAAAGACATTGATACCTTCATGGAAAACGATTACAGCAGGTTCAGTGTCAAGAATGTGAAAGATGACACCACTCATTCCGATGTTCAGAGATGTTCTTGTTGTGGGGAGCCCAGGAAAGTAAGGACTGCTTCGAAAACAATGAATCGGAATTTTTCTAGCAATGGAAGTTTCTATCAAGTGCCTTCATCTCCAAGATCTCATATGCTTGCATTCAGGAATGAGGTCAAGTTGACACCTGAAAATGATACTGAACTTACTTATCAGGATGCTTATGGCAGCTTAAGTATGGATAAACCAT TTGACATGTTCGAAGACATCAAGACACCGACTTACTCAAAAGGAAACAAGTTCTTCGGGATCCCattaacagattcaacatcagTAAGTCCAAGGTTTGCCAACAGATCAATGAAGAAATCCCCACTTGAAAAATCAGAATCCGTCCTAGAATCAAACGACCTTAATCCTAAGAACATGGAAGCAGTCGACGGAGGAGATTCAATGTTAAGCCGGCTGAGGAAACAAGTCTTAATTGACCGCAAGTTATATGTGGATTGTTGCACGGAATTAGAGGAAGAAAGAAGTGCCTCTGCTGTAGCTGCAAACAATGCCATGGCAATGATCACGAGGCTTCAAGCTGAGAAAGCTGCTGTTCAGATGGAAGCCCTTCAGTATCAGAGGATGATGGAAGAACAGGCTGAGTATGATCAAGAAGCAATTCAAACTATGAAAGATTTGTTGATGAAAAGAGACGATAGAATTAAGATCTTGGAAGGGGAAGTGGACACGTATAGGGAGAGATATGGGATTATACCAAAACTTGGGAGCGATGAATGTGAGGTTGATGCTAACGACGATTATCAAGAGTTTGGGTCTCGTTCTTCGAATGGGAGTCAGAGATTGTCTGAATGTGAGAGCACCGTAACAGGATTTCAGGTGAATAATGTTGAAGAACAGAGTGGTTCTAGTTTTCAGGAAGAAAAGGAAAGGGGAGAGGATAAAATTGAAGAATCTTTGACGGAATTTGAACAAGAAAGATCACAACTTCTGGGAATGTTGACAGTTCTTGAAAAGAACATGCAATTGTCttccattgaagaagaagatgaaccaAATTCTCCCCAGCCTATCTCTTACACAGAGACAAATGCAGATGACCTCAATAAAG GTGTGGAGAACAAAGTGGTCCTTAAAAGAGAGGTATCCCTTCTAAGGGAGAGATTGAGAGCCATGGAGGCAGAAAGTGGATTCATAAAGCATGCCACAATGACACTTCAAAGAGGTACTGGTGAAGGAACAGAACTTCTTAGGGAGGTTGCTCAACATCTAAGAGAACTCAGACAGTCATCGTCTTCTTTATCCGAGAATACAAATGATCCATCAACTCCTTCCTGA
- the LOC124909734 gene encoding LOW QUALITY PROTEIN: probable receptor-like serine/threonine-protein kinase At5g57670 (The sequence of the model RefSeq protein was modified relative to this genomic sequence to represent the inferred CDS: substituted 2 bases at 2 genomic stop codons) — MSPLVPTKILVGISLNPSESLELLSWAIEVLANPHDTIVALHVLGWXKKLLFLLSYCPFDLLGKLSXSVEQRKGRHIPNSKYQTQYRKAKASVISVMGEFAQTCQPKHIFLEARVGLSSSIDVGLIEEAKHMKADFLLIGRNKRKNRTNSLHHEITRNCFDHSPEGCSVISLSRRYNIGKECNSMNIKRNVVSPRTVLNVFEEESQSNSSVSGESTTVSPAVDHPVCKYSNNSRETPLKFLFSILRSPFDVSWSRRRRNQSFSSVKREELNQPSSSSLRCFTYQDIAFATNHFHPDNLVGKGGYAEVYRGDLEDGRTIAVKKLSERNVKDQNKEKEFLTELGILGHVNHPNTAILIGCCIENGLHLIFNFSPNGTLSSALHGKKENSLEWPMRYKIILGIAKGLHYLHKSCKHRIIHRDIKASNVLLGPDYEPQISDFGLAKWLPNKWTHHAVIPIEGTFGYLAPEYFMHGIVDEKTDIFAFGVLLLEIVTGRRPVDSSKQSLLLWAKPLIESGKIDELVDPCLEGRYDAVEVQRVILTSSYCIRQSSIWRPSMSEVQEFLRNEEGCDVERSWRMPKFSDGEMDDYSMVFGYDLPTSISLEDIL, encoded by the exons atgtctcCATTGGTTCCCACTAAGATACTAGTAGGCATCTCATTGAATCCGAGTGAAAGCCTCGAGCTTTTATCATGGGCAATCGAAGTCTTGGCCAATCCACACGATACCATTGTTGCCCTTCATGTTCTTGGTTGGTAAAAAAAACTCTTGTTTCTTCTTTCTTATTGTCCTTTTGATTTGTTAGGCAAACTTAGTTAGT CAGTTGAGCAAAGGAAAGGGCGCCATATTCCGAATTCTAAATATCAAACTCAATACCGAAAAGCAAAAGCTTCTGTCATTTCTGTTATGGGTGAATTCGCTCAAACCTGCCAACCAAAACAT ATATTTCTCGAGGCCAGAGTCGGGTTGAGCTCAAGCATAGATGTGGGACTGATTGAGGAAGCTAAACACATGAAGGCAGATTTCCTCCTCATTGGTAGgaacaaaagaaagaacagaacaAACAG TTTACATCACGAAATCACTAGGAATTGCTTCGATCATTCCCCAGAAGGATGCTCTGTTATCTCCCTAAGCAGAAGATATAATATTGGAAAAGAGTGCAATTCAATGAATATTAAGAGAAATGTGGTTTCACCAAGAACAGTGTTGAATGTGTTTGAAGAAGAATCTCAATCAAACAGTTCTGTTTCAGGGGAATCAACAACAGTTTCTCCAGCAGTTGATCATCCTGTTTGCAAGTATTCAAACAATTCAAGGGAAACTCCTTTAAAGTTTCTTTTCTCAATTTTAAGGTCACCATTTGATGTTAGTTGGAGTAGGAGGAGAAGAAATCAGTCATTTTCTTCTGTAAAAAGAGAAGAACTAAACcagccttcttcttcttcacttagaTGCTTTACCTATCAAGATATTGCATTTGCCACTAATCATTTCCACCCAG ATAATTTGGTGGGTAAAGGAGGGTATGCAGAGGTTTACAGAGGAGATCTTGAAGATGGAAGAACAATAGCCGTGAAGAAGTTATCAGAAAGAAATGTTAAAGATCAAAACAAGGAGAAAGAATTCCTTACAGAATTGGGGATTTTAGGTCATGTAAATCATCCCAACACAGCAATACTAATAGGCTGCTGCATCGAAAATGGGCTTCATCTAATCTTCAATTTCTCCCCCAACGGAACTCTGTCTTCTGCTTTGCATG GAAAGAAGGAGAATTCGTTGGAATGGCCCATGAGATACAAAATAATACTGGGTATAGCCAAAGGTCTTCATTACCTTCACAAATCCTGTAAACACAGGATTATTCATCGAGATATCAAAGCCTCCAATGTTCTTCTAGGTCCAGATTACGAACCTCAG ATTTCTGACTTTGGACTAGCAAAATGGCTACCAAACAAATGGACTCATCATGCAGTGATTCCAATAGAAGGCACATTTGGTTACTTGGCACCTGAGTATTTCATGCACGGTATTGTAGATGAAAAGACTGATATTTTTGCCTTTGGAGTCTTACTATTAGAGATTGTTACTGGTAGGAGACCAGTCGACTCTTCCAAACAGAGCCTTCTCTTATGG GCAAAGCCACTTATTGAATCTGGGAAGATTGATGAATTAGTTGATCCGTGTTTGGAAGGGAGATATGATGCTGTTGAAGTTCAAAGAGTGATTCTTACTTCCTCTTATTGTATTAGACAATCTTCAATTTGGCGTCCATCTATGAGTGAG GTGCAGGAATTTTTAAGAAATGAGGAAGGGTGTGATGTAGAAAGGAGTTGGAGGATGCCAAAGTTTAGTGATGGGGAGATGGATGACTATTCAATGGTGTTTGGCTATGATCTTCCCACAAGTATCAGTCTTGAAGACATCTTATGA